From Musa acuminata AAA Group cultivar baxijiao chromosome BXJ3-8, Cavendish_Baxijiao_AAA, whole genome shotgun sequence, one genomic window encodes:
- the LOC103995092 gene encoding protein VAPYRIN produces MDRLINLEPSSQVVIRVEPTQKCCGELTLRNVMYTMPVAFRLDPVNRLRYAIRPRSGIIAPLATLLVEFTYLLPLDSPLPDSLPRCDDRFLLHSVVVPSASLKVPASISDSIPGEWFTNKKKQVFIDSGIRIFFVGSAVLTRLVEDGLMDSVREVLERSEPEWRAVDSVDSEGRTLLHLAIAQCRPELVQLLLEFEPDVEAADRNGRTPLEAAAAAGEALIAEILIARRASVERSRGSDLGPLHLAAAAGHAEVVRLLLLNGVAVDAPAADGRTALRLAAEGRRHDCAKLLLKAGARVDARGGADGGMPLHAAAAGGDEAIVKLLLTRGVAGVKEVRNAAGLTAYDLAAEGGHVRMLDALRLGDALATAARKGEVQAAARLVDRGAAVNGRDQHGWTALMRAAFKGRVEAIRVLTDKGAEVEARDEDGYTALHCAAEAGYAEAVEALLRRGADIGARTAKGATAAEIAASHGYDGIVRILARGSTALLVEKRRGGDVGAKKGKEREGRRKKSDIGGSDGGRVAVRNGGRFHRARAAVEVAWSH; encoded by the coding sequence ATGGATAGGCTGATAAACCTGGAGCCGTCCAGCCAGGTCGTCATCCGCGTCGAACCCACCCAAAAATGCTGCGGTGAGCTCACCCTGCGCAATGTCATGTACACCATGCCGGTCGCCTTCCGGCTCGACCCCGTCAACCGGCTTCGCTACGCGATCCGGCCCCGGTCGGGCATCATCGCCCCCTTGGCTACTCTCCTCGTGGAGTTCACCTACCTCCTCCCCCTCGACTCGCCCCTCCCCGACTCGCTCCCGCGCTGCGACGACCGGTTCCTCCTCCACAGCGTCGTCGTCCCCAGCGCCTCCCTCAAGGTCCCCGCCTCCATCTCCGACTCGATCCCCGGTGAGTGGTTCACCAACAAGAAGAAGCAAGTGTTCATAGATAGCGGCATCAGGATTTTCTTCGTTGGATCGGCCGTGCTGACTCGGCTTGTGGAGGACGGGTTGATGGACTCGGTCAGGGAGGTGCTGGAACGGAGCGAGCCGGAGTGGCGGGCCGTCGACTCGGTCGACTCGGAGGGTCGGACGCTGCTCCATTTGGCCATCGCCCAGTGCCGGCCGGAATTGGTTCAGCTGCTCCTCGAGTTCGAACCCGACGTGGAGGCCGCGGACCGGAACGGCCGGACGCCGCTGGAGGCGGCTGCGGCCGCCGGGGAGGCCCTGATCGCAGAGATCCTCATCGCGCGGCGGGCGTCGGTGGAGCGGTCGCGGGGGTCGGACCTAGGCCCGCTGcacctcgccgccgccgccggccacGCCGAAGTCGTCCGTCTCCTCCTGCTCAATGGCGTGGCCGTGGACGCGCCGGCGGCGGACGGGCGGACGGCGCTTCGCCTGGCGGCGGAGGGGCGGCGGCATGACTGCGCGAAGCTGCTGCTGAAGGCGGGAGCGAGGGTGGACGCCCGTGGCGGTGCCGACGGTGGGATGCCGCTACACGCGGCTGCGGCCGGCGGGGACGAAGCCATAGTCAAACTGCTGCTGACCAGGGGTGTAGCGGGGGTTAAGGAGGTGCGGAACGCAGCGGGGCTGACGGCGTACGACCTCGCGGCGGAGGGAGGCCACGTGAGGATGCTGGACGCGTTGAGGCTGGGGGACGCGCTGGCGACGGCGGCGAGGAAGGGGGAGGTGCAAGCGGCGGCGCGCCTGGTGGATAGAGGCGCAGCGGTGAACGGGAGGGACCAGCACGGGTGGACGGCGCTGATGAGGGCGGCGTTCAAGGGGAGAGTGGAGGCGATACGGGTGCTGACGGACAAGGGGGCGGAGGTGGAGGCCAGAGACGAGGACGGCTACACGGCGCTTCACTGCGCAGCCGAGGCTGGGTACGCGGAGGCGGTGGAGGCGCTTCTGAGGCGGGGGGCCGACATCGGGGCACGCACTGCGAAGGGAGCGACGGCGGCGGAGATCGCCGCCTCCCACGGATACGACGGCATCGTGAGGATCCTGGCCCGCGGAAGCACCGCGCTGTTGGTGGAAAAGCGAAGGGGCGGAGACGTGGGAGCAAagaagggaaaagagagggagggGCGGAGGAAGAAGAGTGACATTGGTGGCAGCGACGGCGGCAGAGTGGCGGTGAGGAACGGCGGTCGGTTCCACAGGGCCAGGGCGGCGGTGGAGGTGGCTTGGTCGCACTAG
- the LOC103995090 gene encoding uncharacterized protein LOC103995090: MEEKCDSVGNAEVKNAKEEFHLKLKTKEKGTMIEKEEKEEIKVEVNTKAVKKEKGKFKHEDDDDKCRSESEEKTQKEVNDRDAEAGEVNTKDKGKAKKKDKGSKDKEEKMKKGKSNDKKEEDGELVEKDKSTVKKKDEDCDQKNKKDGETKKVEKKEKEKAKKDEDSERGEKRKHKEKDGEPKKDKKKDEEVDEISESKKDKKKEKDEKKDKKKDEEVDEISESKKDKKKEKDEKKDRKKDEEVDEISELKKDEEKEKKDEKKKDEAKKSKEDKKKEKKKDKHDESKVDKSDAKEVSQKELKNGDKPCEHKDTEEKNKHGDSEGEEMECKQELKEKKKLKEKNSEEKEKTKKKTKDGEHELKVEKEDDTENKKSKKEKKGIVTVADQMTHEDLQNKLEKDLEHKTESAHAEAKCKVGGDSNEDEHKVREAEAMKEEADEDGKKKKDKKDKKKKEKSEGEATEKEDKGEKKKEKLDGREKKNVGKLKQKLEKIDAKMEDLQAKKADILKLIQEAEGGGREVEIPKEE; this comes from the coding sequence ATGGAGGAGAAATGTGACTCTGTCGGCAACGCTGAGGTAAAGAATGCAAAGGAGGAGTTTCATCTCAAgctcaaaacaaaagaaaagggtacaatgatagaaaaagaagagaaggaagagatcaAGGTTGAAGTAAACACAAAAGCTGTGAAGAAAGAGAAGGGCAAGTTCAAGCATGAAGACGACGATGATAAATGCAGAAGTGAGAGTGAGGAGAAAACACAGAAAGAAGTGAATGATAGAGATGCAGAAGCTGGAGAAGTTAATACAAAGGACAAGGGGAAAGCCAAGAAGAAAGACAAGGGGTCAAAGGATAAAGAAGAGAAGATGAAAAAAGGTAAATCAAACgacaagaaggaagaagatggagAGTTGGTAGAAAAGGATAAATCAACagtgaaaaagaaagatgaggattgtgaccaaaagaacaagaaggatgggGAGACGAAGAAAGTtgagaagaaggaaaaagagaaagcaAAAAAGGACGAAGATAGTGAGCGGGGGGAGAAGAGGAAACACAAAGAGAAGGATGGAGAGCCaaagaaagataagaaaaaggatgaggAGGTGGATGAGATTAGCGAATCGAAGAAagacaagaaaaaggagaaggatgagaagaaagataagaaaaaagatGAGGAGGTGGATGAGATTAGCGAGTCGAAGAAagacaagaaaaaggagaaggatGAGAAGAAAGATAGGAAAAAGGATGAGGAGGTGGATGAGATAAGCGAGTTGAAGAAAGAtgaggaaaaggagaagaaggatgaGAAGAAAAAGGACGAAGCTAAAAAATCAAAGGAAgacaagaaaaaggagaaaaagaaggaCAAACACGATGAGTCCAAAGTAGACAAAAGTGATGCCAAGGAAGtctcacaaaaagaactaaagaATGGTGACAAACCTTGTGAACACAAAGATACTGAGGAGAAGAATAAACATGGAGATTCGGAGGGTGAAGAGATGGAATGCAAGCAAGAGCTCAAGGAAAAAAAGAAACTGAAAGAGAAAAATAgtgaagaaaaggaaaagacgAAAAAGAAAACCAAGGATGGTGAACATGAATTGAAGGTAGAAAAAGAGGACGATACCGAAaacaagaaaagcaagaaggaaAAGAAGGGAATAGTGACAGTAGCAGACCAAATGACACATGAAGATCTTCAAAACAAGCTTGAGAAAGATTTGGAGCACAAAACGGAGTCGGCACATGCTGAAGCCAAATGCAAGGTTGGGGGTGATTCAAATGAAGATGAACACAAGGTCAGAGAGGCAGAAGCTATGAAAGAGGAAGCAGATGAAGATGGTAAGAAGAAAAAGGATAAAAAagacaagaaaaagaaggaaaaaagcgaAGGTGAAGCAACTGAGAAGGAGGAcaagggagagaagaagaaggagaagcttgATGGAAGGGAGAAGAAGAATGTTGGGAAGCTCAAACAGAAGTTAGAAAAGATTGACGCCAAGATGGAAGATCTACAAGCCAAAAAGGCCGACATCTTGAAACTGATACAAGAAGCAGAAGGGGGAGGTCGAGAGGTGGAAATACCCAAGGAAGAGTAA